CAAGTTAAATAGCAAGACACTATATTTTTGCCGTTAGTTGCTTTAATTTATATCGTTATCGATTACTTCATTAGTGATAATATTATTTTAACATTAAAACGATAGCTTGTAACAATATATATTTATTTTTGCTCTTCTTCTTTATAGTCACAGTTTGAACAAACCACTTGGCTTGTTTTACCTTTTTTACGTTCGACCAAGTATTCATTACATTTTGGACAATCTCTACCTACTGGTTTATCCCAACTAATGAAATCACAGTCTGGATACTTAGAGCAACCATAAAACAATCTATTTTTCTTAGATTTACGTTCTACGACTTCTCCCTCTTTACATTTAGGGCATGTCACACCAATAGATTTAACAATTGCTTTCGTGTTTCTACAGTCAGGAAAATTTGAACATGCCATAAACTTACCGTAACGTCCCATTTTAATAACCATTGGTGCGCCACAGAGTTCACAATCTTCCCCAGCAGGTTCATCCTTGATTTCAATTTTTTCCATTTCTTCTTCTGCACGTTCAACATCCTGTTTGAAACTGCTAAAGAAATCTCTAATAACTTTTTTCCATGCGACTTCTCCTTCAGCAACTTTATCTAATAATGTTTCCATATTAGCAGTGAAGTCGACGTCAATAATTTCAGGGAAATATTCTTTAACTTGTTCGTGAACAATTTCTCCAAGTTCAGTCGGTACGAACCGTTTACTTTCATTTTTAACATAATTACGTTTTTGAATCGTATCGATTGTTGGTGCATAAGTTGATGGACGACCGATTTTTAATTCCTCTAAGGTTTTGACTAAGCGAGCTTCTGTATAACGTGGAGGCGGTTGCGTAAAATGTTGAGACGGTTCAATATTTGTCGCTGTAACCATTTCTCCTTCGCTTATTTTAGGTAATTTATTATCTTGACTGTCGTCACTGTCATCTTTTGCTTCAACGTAAAGTGTCATAAAACCTTTAAATTTAATAGTTTGACCATTAGCACGGAATTTCAAATCATTTTGAGTTAGATCCATTGCTACAGTATCCAAAATAGCCGGCGCCATTTGACTAGCCACAAAACGTTCCCATATTAATTTATAAAGACGGTATTGGTCTCGCGTTAAATAATCTTTCATTTGGCTAGGCGTACGTAATGTACTTGTTGGCCTTACGGCTTCGTGGGCATCTTGGTCACCTTGGCCTTTCGCCTTACGATTTGAAGTATAAGATTTACCATAAGTCTCTTCGATATAACTTTTTGCTTCAGCTTTAGCCTGGTCTGATATTCTAGTTGAGTCAGTACGCATATAAGTTATCAAACCTACAGTACCTTGTTTTTTCAAATCTATACCTTCATATAATTGTTGCGCTAACATCATCGTTTTACGTGCTTTAAAATTTAATTTACGTGCAGCTTCTTGTTGTAATGTAGAAGTTGTAAAAGGATTAGATGGATAACGTGTTTTTTCTTTAGTAGTAACCTTTGTTACTTCAAACTGATCGCCATCTAATTGTGTAGTAATTTTTTCTACATCATCTTTATTAGTTAACTTAAATGGTTTGTTTTTTAAATGAAGAAACTTGGCATTAAATTTAGATTTTTTATGTCTAAATTCCCCTTCAATTTTCCAATACTCCTCGGGTTTGAAATTTCTGATTTCATTTTCACGATCAATAACAAGTCTTAATGCAACAGATTGAACACGTCCTGCTGACAAACCTTTTTTTACTTTCTTCCACAGTACTGGTGAGATGTTATAACCAACTAATCGGTCCAATACACGTCTAGCTTGTTGTGCATCAACAAGTTCCATTTCAATACCACGTGGGTGTTTAAAGCTATCTTTTACTGCATCTTTAGTTATTTCATTAAATACTACTCTATTTTCGCTTGTGTCTTCCAAGTCTAACAAGTTAGCTAAATGCCAAGCAATCGCTTCACCTTCACGGTCAGGGTCACTAGCTAAGTAAATGTTCTTTGCTTTCTTAGCATGTTTTTTTAAGTCTTTGACTACAGGCCCTTTGCCGCGAATTGTTATATATTTCGGTTCATAATCGTTTTCCTCATCTACACCCATTTGACTTCTAGGTAAGTCTCTAACATGACCCATTGAGGCAATAACTTTATATTTTTTACCTAAATATTTTTCAATAGTTTTAGCTTTTGCAGGCGATTCAACTATGACTAAGTTTTCTGCCAAAGTAGTTCCCCCTTGCATATCTAATTTACAAAGATAAATAATAAACGGTCTAATTTGACTTTGTCAATGTTTTTAATTTTCATCTTTATTTTTACAACATATCATATTACTCAAGTTTAACTAAATATGAGTAACTATAAATCTATATTTTTATAGACAATGTATAGTTGGCAAAATAGCATTTTAATCAAATTATATCGTCATCTTAAAATCTTCTGTTATGTCTTCTGGTTTCATTACAATTTTAGCGCCTTGCTGTGCGGCTAACATATTGCCTTTAGTCATGCGATCAAATATTCTACCAGAAATCACGTACACTTCTCTATTTTGATCTAATGCACAATTTATCGTTATTTGAGTACCTGAATGCGCTTCGGATTCTGTAATTAATACCCCTTTAGCAATACCACTAATCAATCTATTACGTTGAGGGAAATGGTACTTTTTAATATTGGTATATGGTGGGTATTCACTGATTACTAATCCATCTTGTTCAATTTGACTTCTCGTTTTATGCGTTTCCCTCGGATAATGTTTACAATGTCCAAATCCCAAAATTGCAATCGTGGGCAGATGATACTTTAGTGCTAATTTTAATGCACTATGATCTGCTCCTTTCGCTAACCCCGAGACAATACATAGCTTGTGTTGTTTAAATGATGGATACAAATAGTGTAAAGATTGCTCAGTATACGATGTTGCATTTCTTGAGCCAATAACACCAAGTATCGCTTTTTGATTAAGCAATTTAATATTACCTCTATAATATAAAATTAATGGTGGATATGTAATTTCACGTAATAGCGATGAATAGTGTACATGATTTACAGCTATAAATTTAACTTTAGCTTTTGACAAATCATCTATTATTTTTTCTGTATATAATTTGCTAAATTGGTTACAAGCAGTACTAAGTGCTTTATTGCTTTGAAATTGAACAAAATGATTTAATATAGCGCATTGTTCATGTCTTGATGATTCTAAAAAATGTGGTGAAAAGGCTGTAAGTTTATATATTTGAAGTGTTGTAAAACCTGCGGCTAATAATTTTAAATAGGTAAATTGCGCCATATGCGTACCTCCTTATATAGCCATTATAAAATGAAAAATGAAGCAACCTTATTACATTTCCATATCTTAATTGTTATTAAAATGTAAGGAGTAATATTTAGCGCATAACTTCAAAAAATAGTAAGCGTGCATGCATATAAAAATGCACAAATTCTGGCAAAACCAGAATTTGTGCTCAACATTATATATTATTGTTTTACAGTTAGTAATTGTTCATAAATACCTGC
The genomic region above belongs to Staphylococcus durrellii and contains:
- the topA gene encoding type I DNA topoisomerase — encoded protein: MQGGTTLAENLVIVESPAKAKTIEKYLGKKYKVIASMGHVRDLPRSQMGVDEENDYEPKYITIRGKGPVVKDLKKHAKKAKNIYLASDPDREGEAIAWHLANLLDLEDTSENRVVFNEITKDAVKDSFKHPRGIEMELVDAQQARRVLDRLVGYNISPVLWKKVKKGLSAGRVQSVALRLVIDRENEIRNFKPEEYWKIEGEFRHKKSKFNAKFLHLKNKPFKLTNKDDVEKITTQLDGDQFEVTKVTTKEKTRYPSNPFTTSTLQQEAARKLNFKARKTMMLAQQLYEGIDLKKQGTVGLITYMRTDSTRISDQAKAEAKSYIEETYGKSYTSNRKAKGQGDQDAHEAVRPTSTLRTPSQMKDYLTRDQYRLYKLIWERFVASQMAPAILDTVAMDLTQNDLKFRANGQTIKFKGFMTLYVEAKDDSDDSQDNKLPKISEGEMVTATNIEPSQHFTQPPPRYTEARLVKTLEELKIGRPSTYAPTIDTIQKRNYVKNESKRFVPTELGEIVHEQVKEYFPEIIDVDFTANMETLLDKVAEGEVAWKKVIRDFFSSFKQDVERAEEEMEKIEIKDEPAGEDCELCGAPMVIKMGRYGKFMACSNFPDCRNTKAIVKSIGVTCPKCKEGEVVERKSKKNRLFYGCSKYPDCDFISWDKPVGRDCPKCNEYLVERKKGKTSQVVCSNCDYKEEEQK
- a CDS encoding DNA-processing protein DprA, which translates into the protein MAQFTYLKLLAAGFTTLQIYKLTAFSPHFLESSRHEQCAILNHFVQFQSNKALSTACNQFSKLYTEKIIDDLSKAKVKFIAVNHVHYSSLLREITYPPLILYYRGNIKLLNQKAILGVIGSRNATSYTEQSLHYLYPSFKQHKLCIVSGLAKGADHSALKLALKYHLPTIAILGFGHCKHYPRETHKTRSQIEQDGLVISEYPPYTNIKKYHFPQRNRLISGIAKGVLITESEAHSGTQITINCALDQNREVYVISGRIFDRMTKGNMLAAQQGAKIVMKPEDITEDFKMTI